The Capsicum annuum cultivar UCD-10X-F1 chromosome 1, UCD10Xv1.1, whole genome shotgun sequence sequence TCGTTGCAGACATCCCATAAACTTCGACTTTTAAcctatatattttctattttaagttaAACATGGTGAAAGAAACACTTACGGCCAAGGATGATCGCCCATAAGCATCACATCCCCTTCATCATCTGTAAAAACGATCTCCCACTTATTTCGTGCATGGAGCTCTTCCTGGATATCGAACATCTCTTTGAGTTCCTTTACGAGCTCATCATATCCGCTCAGTACAGTTAAATCGACTGCACGACCCACAGCTACCCCTTGCATGTGAACCTTTTCAAGGGATTCATATAAGGTGGAAAACATTTTTATTTCGATTGATGTCTTTGGAGTGATAATGAACGTGTAAAAACACAATTTACTTTCTCGTTTTGGTTTTCATACCTTGGTGCGACTTCTTGTGGAACAAATCTGCTTGCCGTGGACCTCGTTCGGAGGCAAATGCAAATGCTCATGGTTTTGATCTTTTGAAAGGCCAGAGTTGTCTTGTGAATCACCAGCAGAAGTCGTGTTTCCAAAGCACCCTTCAGCAGAGTTATCGGAGTTGTTGGCTGGTTTTAGAGTCCGATTCTCAATAGCAGAACCGAGTGAGGGACTTTTCAAGTCAATACCGAACAATCTACAGGATATGATTGTATCGCCTTTCCTCTCATCGTTCTGCTTTCCGAATTGTGAGGATGCAAAGCTTGTAAAAGCAGGCCGAGGTGAAGCAATTTTATTAGCTTCTGTCTCATCAAAAAACATATTCAAAGAATGCTTGTTTCCACCTGAAACTTTTGGTTCGTTATGTGGTCGATGTCTTTTATTCTTCACTGACATTGGATGAACGAGAGAACTAGTGACTGGCGCTACAAATGGTTCGATATCCCAAGGAGAAACTCTATCAGGTCTTGAAACGGATGCTGGCTCATCCCACTGAACCTGGAAAGACGAGAAAGATATGGTGAAATTTTAAATCAATCAAAATGATTGGTTCATTCGATGTCGACAACAACCAACTATATCAACCTTCAACGATCGCCATTGAGAATCTTTCCACTGCGAGGAACTATCTTCAACTCCGACTATGGTACCTGTAAATCTGGAAAATTACAAAGGAACAATGAAAGAAACATACATTGAGCAACTTTATACGTAGAGAAACATCTTGTTCGAGCTTCAATAAAGTTGATATTTTACCACCTGCTCTCAGGAACCTCTTCCCCTTCAAAATGCATCTTGAATCTCATGCCAACTGAATACCGATGATTGACAGCCTCCAGATATTTGTTTAAGCCTACGATAAACTGACTTGTTCTGACAATTTTCCACACACAATATTGAGAACGTAAGCAACATTTAGCATGTTCTCCCAAAAGAAAAACCAATTTCAACATTGCGTAAAAGAgataaaagggcagcccggtacACTAAGCTCGGGGTTCGGAGAAAGGCCGGAC is a genomic window containing:
- the LOC107851954 gene encoding auxin response factor 9 isoform X2; translated protein: MEQLEASTNRELNQRMPMFNLQPKILCRVLDIQLMAEQDTDEVYAQITLLPEADQVEPTNPDPSPPEPPRPKVHFFYKVLTASDTSTHGGFSIFRKHANECLPPLDMTQPTPAQELVAKDLHGFEWRFKHIFRGQPRRHLLTTGWSTFVSSKRLVAGDSFVFLRSEKGEVRIGIRRLVCQPCSIPQSMISSQSMHLGVLATASHAVATQTMLVVYYKPRTSQFIVGLNKYLEAVNHRYSVGMRFKMHFEGEEVPESRFTGTIVGVEDSSSQWKDSQWRSLKVQWDEPASVSRPDRVSPWDIEPFVAPVTSSLVHPMSVKNKRHRPHNEPKVSGGNKHSLNMFFDETEANKIASPRPAFTSFASSQFGKQNDERKGDTIISCRLFGIDLKSPSLGSAIENRTLKPANNSDNSAEGCFGNTTSAGDSQDNSGLSKDQNHEHLHLPPNEVHGKQICSTRSRTKVHMQGVAVGRAVDLTVLSGYDELVKELKEMFDIQEELHARNKWEIVFTDDEGDVMLMGDHPWPEFCNVAKKIFICPSQDKKSFSAETKSPSCLDSETTTSA